From a single Nicotiana tomentosiformis chromosome 2, ASM39032v3, whole genome shotgun sequence genomic region:
- the LOC104096996 gene encoding importin subunit alpha-1b-like, which produces MNKYKRLNIPPDIEKNRKSLEKHQRRSRYKALFMKRIAQRLDNVGYEEKVIQIHGEQILLQQLPQVERDFVVGFATDTFHGPSLLSSAAYRIRLLLVRGDNSYWLRISIYIEVCIRVDVTFSRDLEYYAGCNDNPPIDKLIDSGIVDHLVECCRNRSRRGLRREAAMTLHQFIFHGTQEQLQEMVNRDVVPVFVQLLNDEEHMEYFSEDLWDDELINQVLKSLALLSTKLDVGGDLATAFVDQDLCGRLMLFFEHPENQMVDCVLTIVDNFLIRGSEDQIQDLHENQILHHLMRVLANPEWNNRSILSTRYKAAETLSNFARRSTRWRDLVIDTCALNPLFQLLASLSREARANNASSAIRATRILGNLCFGSTTPSFDKLRPSLRVLRFLINIELVHGEVAFPVAKRACLIIACLVRGGFDPINALIEENMCPRLMMLLAHMNSEVVASVVKVVENFFRSGTDNQIQVLHGNQVLQRLLNILNNHDNRPLLLRSVCRVIANIVSYRSSQIQRMVDAAIFPPIIQIAINQEVDDIKYEAIYAISSAARRGSQDQIRYLVGQGSIEALSLGLLCEGYTRRTSCFQGLLNILRVGEVDKVDGVNPYTEMVTNSGGLARIKSQMDDPDVGEIARKMLRLCWPGEL; this is translated from the exons ATGAACAAATACAAACGTCTAAATATTCCTCCCGACATCGAGAAGAATAGAAAAAGTTTGGAAAAGCACCAAAGACGCAGCCGCTACAAGGCATTGTTTATGAAGAGAATTGCTCAGCGGTTAGACAATGTTGGGTATGAGGAAAAAGTTATCCAGATCCATGGAGAACAGATATTG TTGCAGCAACTCCCTCAGGTAGAGAGAGATTTTGTTGTTGGCTTTGCTACCGATACATTTCATGGACCTTCTTTGTTATCGTCAGCTGCTTATAGGATCAGACTTTTATTGGTTAGAGGTGATAACTCTTACTGGCTTAGAATATCCATTTATATAGAAGTATGTATCAGAGTCGATGTGACATTTTCAAGGGATTTGGAATATTATGCAGGCTGTAACGACAATCCCCCTATCGATAAACTTATCGATAGTGGGATAGTAGATCATCTTGTTGAATGTTGTCGAAATAGATCCCGACGCGGTCTTCGC AGAGAAGCTGCAATGACTTTACATCAATTCATTTTTCATGGAACACAAGAACAACTACAGGAAATGGTTAACCGAGATGTTGTTCCTGTTTTTGTCCAATTGCTTAATGACGAGGAGCATATGGAGTATTTTTCTGAGGACTTGTGGGATGATGAATTAATTAATCAG gTCTTGAAGAGTTTGGCTTTGTTGTCAACTAAATTAGATGTCGGAGGTGATCTCGCTACAGCATTTGTTGATCAAGATCTGTGTGGAAGGCTCATGTTGTTTTTCGA GCATCCTGAAAATCAAATGGTTGATTGTGTGTTGACAATTGTGGACAACTTTCTTATCAGAGGAAGTGAAGATCAAATTCAG GATCTCCATGAGAACCAAATTTTGCATCATCTGATGCGTGTCCTCGCCAATCCTGAATGGAACAATCGCTCCATCCTGAGTACACGATATAAGGCAGCAGAGACTTTAAGTAATTTTGCTCGTCGTTCAACAAGGTGGAGGGACCTTGTTATTGACACTTGTGCTCTCAACCCATTATTTCAACTTCTAGCTTCACTATCACGTGAGGCCAGAGCTAATAACGCGTCATCTGCTATTAGAGCAACCAGGATATTGGGAAACTTATGTTTTGGAAGTACAACCCCATCATTTGATAAG TTGAGGCCATCATTGCGAGTCCTCAGGTTTCTCATTAATATTGAGCTTGTGCATGGAGAAGTGGCATTCCCTGTTGCCAAGCGTGCTTGCTTAATTATTGCGTGTCTAGTACGCGGTGGATTTGATCCTATAAATGCGCTGATTGAGGAAAATATGTGCCCAAGGCTGATGATGCTTTTGGC ACATATGAATAGTGAGGTAGTTGCAAGTGTGGTGAAGGTTGTGGAGAACTTCTTTAGGAGCGGAACTGATAATCAAATTCAG GTTCTACATGGCAACCAAGTTCTTCAACGCCTTTTAAATATCCTGAACAATCATGACAACCGACCTTTACTTTTGAGGAGTGTTTGTCGTGTCATCGCAAACATAGTGAGCTACCGGAGCAGTCAAATACAG AGGATGGTAGATGCAGCTATCTTCCCTCCTATAATTCAAATTGCGATTAACCAAGAGGTTGATGATATCAAATATGAGGCTATATATGCTATCTCAAGTGCTGCTAGGAGAGGATCTCAAGACCAGATTAG GTACTTAGTCGGTCAAGGTTCCATTGAAGCACTTTCTTTGGGTCTTTTATGTGAAGGATACACAAGAAGAACTTCTTGTTTCCAGGGGCTCCTAAATATTCTGAGGGTGGGAGAGGTTGACAAAGTTGATGGTGTCAATCCTTACACAGAGATGGTCACTAACAGTGGTGGACTTGCTAGGATCAAGAGCCAAATGGATGATCCCGACGTTGGAGAAATCGCAAGAAAGATGCTGAGGTTGTGCTGGCCTGGGGAGCTCTGA